In one Betta splendens chromosome 14, fBetSpl5.4, whole genome shotgun sequence genomic region, the following are encoded:
- the LOC114869121 gene encoding E3 ubiquitin/ISG15 ligase TRIM25-like isoform X1, whose amino-acid sequence MAQTGSQLNQTTLACSICLDPLKDPVTLPCGHSYCMNCIRRFWDEEDGKRLYSCPQCRQTFTPRPVLVKNTMLAELVEQLKKTGLQAAAADHCYAGPEDVACDVCTGRKLKAAKSCLMCLVSYCETHVQPHYNSSAFEQHKLVEPSQKLQENVCSRHHRVKELFCRTDQQSICYHCSVDKHRGHDTVSAVAERTERQRELEGSRQEIQQRIQDRDKEVKVLQQEVEAISRSADQTVENSEKIFTELIRLMEKRRSEVKQQIRSQQETEVGRVKEVQEKLEQEITELKRRDAELEQLSHTEDHIQFLHIYPSLPALSGSTHSSRTNTRPLRYFEDVTAAVSELRDRLQEVLRKTWTNISRYNPSGARGTLEHKILQKGHEEMMSALVQKL is encoded by the exons ATGGCGCAGACGGGATCTCAGTTAAACCAGACAACTTTAGCCTGTTCCATCTGTCTGGATCCACTGAAGGATCCGGTGACTCttccctgtggacacagctACTGCATGAACTGTATTAGAAGATTCTGGGATGAAGAAGACGGTAAGAGACTCTACAGCTGCCCTCAGTGCAGACAGACCTTCACACCGAGGCCTGTCCTGGTGAAAAACACCATGTTAGCAGAgttagtggagcagctgaagaagactggactccaagctgctgctgctgatcactgcTATGCTGGACCTGAAGATGTGGCCTGTGATGTCTGCACTGGGAGGAAACTGAAAGCTGCCAAGTCCTGTCTGATGTGTCTGGTCTCTTACTGTGAGACTCACGTCCAGCCTCATTATAattcctctgcctttgagcAACACAAGCTGGTGGAGCCctcccagaagctgcaggagaacgtCTGCTCTCGTCACCACAGAGTGAAGGAGCTTTTCTGTCGTACGGATCAACAGAGTATCTGTTATCACTGCTCTGTGGATAAACATAGAGGCCACGACACAGTCTCAGCTGTagcagagaggactgagaggcagagagagctcGAAGGGAGTCGACAGGAAATCCAGCAGAGAATCCAGGACAGAGACAAGGAGGTGAAGGTGCTtcaacaggaggtggaggccatcaGTCGCTCTGCTGATCAAACAGTGGAGAACAGTGAGAAGATCTTCACTGAGCTCATCCGTCTGATGGAGAAaagaaggtctgaggtgaagcagcagatcagatcccagcaggaaactgaagtAGGTCGAGTCAAAGAGgttcaggagaagctggagcaggagatcactgagctgaagaggagagacgctgagctggagcagctctcacacacagaggatcacATCCAGTTTCTACACATCTACCCGTCACTGCCAGCACTGAGTGGatccacacactcatccagaaccAACACCCGTCCTCTGAGATACTTTGAGgacgtgacagcagctgtgtcagagctcagagaccGACTACAGGAGGTTCTGAGGAAGACGTGGACAAACATCTCACG Gtataatccttctggagcaagaggaactctt
- the LOC114869121 gene encoding E3 ubiquitin/ISG15 ligase TRIM25-like isoform X2, which produces MAQTGSQLNQTTLACSICLDPLKDPVTLPCGHSYCMNCIRRFWDEEDGKRLYSCPQCRQTFTPRPVLVKNTMLAELVEQLKKTGLQAAAADHCYAGPEDVACDVCTGRKLKAAKSCLMCLVSYCETHVQPHYNSSAFEQHKLVEPSQKLQENVCSRHHRVKELFCRTDQQSICYHCSVDKHRGHDTVSAVAERTERQRELEGSRQEIQQRIQDRDKEVKVLQQEVEAISRSADQTVENSEKIFTELIRLMEKRRSEVKQQIRSQQETEVGRVKEVQEKLEQEITELKRRDAELEQLSHTEDHIQFLHIYPSLPALSGSTHSSRTNTRPLRYFEDVTAAVSELRDRLQEVLRKTWTNISRTQN; this is translated from the exons ATGGCGCAGACGGGATCTCAGTTAAACCAGACAACTTTAGCCTGTTCCATCTGTCTGGATCCACTGAAGGATCCGGTGACTCttccctgtggacacagctACTGCATGAACTGTATTAGAAGATTCTGGGATGAAGAAGACGGTAAGAGACTCTACAGCTGCCCTCAGTGCAGACAGACCTTCACACCGAGGCCTGTCCTGGTGAAAAACACCATGTTAGCAGAgttagtggagcagctgaagaagactggactccaagctgctgctgctgatcactgcTATGCTGGACCTGAAGATGTGGCCTGTGATGTCTGCACTGGGAGGAAACTGAAAGCTGCCAAGTCCTGTCTGATGTGTCTGGTCTCTTACTGTGAGACTCACGTCCAGCCTCATTATAattcctctgcctttgagcAACACAAGCTGGTGGAGCCctcccagaagctgcaggagaacgtCTGCTCTCGTCACCACAGAGTGAAGGAGCTTTTCTGTCGTACGGATCAACAGAGTATCTGTTATCACTGCTCTGTGGATAAACATAGAGGCCACGACACAGTCTCAGCTGTagcagagaggactgagaggcagagagagctcGAAGGGAGTCGACAGGAAATCCAGCAGAGAATCCAGGACAGAGACAAGGAGGTGAAGGTGCTtcaacaggaggtggaggccatcaGTCGCTCTGCTGATCAAACAGTGGAGAACAGTGAGAAGATCTTCACTGAGCTCATCCGTCTGATGGAGAAaagaaggtctgaggtgaagcagcagatcagatcccagcaggaaactgaagtAGGTCGAGTCAAAGAGgttcaggagaagctggagcaggagatcactgagctgaagaggagagacgctgagctggagcagctctcacacacagaggatcacATCCAGTTTCTACACATCTACCCGTCACTGCCAGCACTGAGTGGatccacacactcatccagaaccAACACCCGTCCTCTGAGATACTTTGAGgacgtgacagcagctgtgtcagagctcagagaccGACTACAGGAGGTTCTGAGGAAGACGTGGACAAACATCTCACG GACACAGAATTGA